The following proteins come from a genomic window of Sorex araneus isolate mSorAra2 chromosome 1, mSorAra2.pri, whole genome shotgun sequence:
- the IZUMO3 gene encoding izumo sperm-egg fusion protein 3 — protein MKDLWLLLLLLLSLTAIHGITGCLECDSKFTEDIRTLLENLVPVEVPGRDFLIQRHMKETIRLSFKVTHRDKMLRVLAVKNVIKLRVWLKNELYRLGNETWKGVFIHQGKLLSVRQKLELKLKEKLTNFSEVACSEDCVVIEGPILDCWTCLRITATCLKGQYCGEVDPRVSENREIMLFLILLTEAVILGSAFLLFHICVTHRRKMKAIRRSLKQYLERKLDELMRLMSEKEKGKLEAKITRKSSQFSSADSE, from the exons ATGAAAGACTTGTGGTTacttctgctcctgctcctgtcccTTACAGCCATCCATGGGATCACAGGATGTTTGGAATGTGACTCCAAATTCACCGAGGATATTAGGACCTTACTGGAAAACCTGGTACCCGTTGAAGTCCCTGGCCGAGACTTTTTGATTCAACGGCATATGAAGGAGACAATTCGTTTAAGCTTCAAGGTCACCCACAGGGACAAGATGCTTCGGGTATTGG CTGTTAAAAATGTTATCAAGTTGAGAGTATGGCTGAAGAATGAACTTTATAGACTGGGAAATGAAACATGGAAAG GTGTCTTTATTCATCAAGGAAAACTTCTCAGTGTTCGTCAAAAGCTGGAAttgaaactgaaagaaaaattaacGAACTTCTCTGAAGTTG cTTGTTCTGAAGATTGTG TTGTGATTGAAGGTCCTATTCTAGATTGCTGGACTTGTCTTCGCATCACTGCCACATGTCTTAAAGGACAGTACTGTGGAG AAGTGGATCCAAGAGTTTCTGAGAATAGAGAGATTATGCTATTTCTGATATTGCTAACAGAAGCTGTAATATTGGGAAGTGCTTTTCTACT ATTCCATATCTGTGTAACTCATCGAAGGAAAATGAAGGCAATACGAAGATCACTAAAACAATATTTGGAGAGAAAACTTGACGAATTAATGAGATtaatgagtgagaaggagaaaggaaaattgGAAGCAAAGATAACAAGAAAAAGTTCACAATTCTCATCTGCTGACTCAGAGTAG